One Caloenas nicobarica isolate bCalNic1 chromosome 31, bCalNic1.hap1, whole genome shotgun sequence genomic region harbors:
- the SSR2 gene encoding translocon-associated protein subunit beta yields the protein MKLLILAVFALFSVARCEEGARLLASKSLLNRYAVEGKDLTLQYNIYNVGSSAALDVELSDDSFPPEDFGIVSGMLNVKWDRIAPASNVSHTVVLRPLKAGYFNFTSATITYLAQEGGQVVVGFTSAPGQGGILAQREFDRRFSPHFLDWAAFGVMTLPSIGIPLLLWYSSKRKYDTPKTKKN from the exons ATGAAGCTCCTGATTCTCGCCGTGTTTGCCCTGTTTTCCGTGGCCCGCTGTGAGGAAGGCGCCAGGCTTCTGGCCTCCAAATCTCTGTTAAACAGATATGCAGTGGAAGGCAAGGACTTGACTTTGCAGTACAACATATACAACGTTGGCTCCAG TGCTGCTTTAGACGTGGAGCTGTCGGATGATTCTTTCCCTCCAGAAGATTTCGGCATTGTCTCCGGGATGCTCAATGTCAAGTGGGACAGGATCGCTCC AGCAAGTAACGTCTCCCACACTGTAGTTCTGCGGCCTCTCAAAGCTGGTTACTTCAACTTCACCTCTGCCACCATCACATACCTGGCACAGGAGGGTGGGCAGGTTGTG GTTGGTTTCACTAGtgctcctgggcagggaggaaTCTTGGCTCAGCGGGAGTTTGACAGGAGGTTCTCCCCACATTTT CTGGACTGGGCGGCTTTCGGCGTGATGACCCTGCCCTCCATCGGCATCCCGCTGCTGCTGTGGTACTCGAGCAAGAGAAAGTATGACACCCCCAAGACCAAAAAGAACTGA